In the genome of Magnolia sinica isolate HGM2019 chromosome 2, MsV1, whole genome shotgun sequence, one region contains:
- the LOC131237912 gene encoding bZIP transcription factor 44-like — protein sequence MASPSGTSSGSTMLQNSGSEEDLQQHLDQRKRKRMQSNRESAKRSRMRKQKHLDDLMTQVDELRKKNNQILTSLNITTQHYLNVESENSVLRTQVVELDNRLQSLNEILQYVHGAHPSAGFAFGGPQDYVDSFVKPWDMLFFNQPIMASPDAFQY from the coding sequence ATGGCTTCTCCAAGTGGGACATCATCAGGGTCCACCATGTTGCAGAATTCAGGATCAGAGGAGGATCTGCAGCAGCATCTGGACCAGAGGAAGCGGAAGAGGATGCAATCCAACCGTGAATCAGCAAAACGGTCCCggatgagaaagcagaagcaccTGGATGATCTGATGACCCAGGTGGATGAGCTGAGGAAGAAGAACAATCAGATCCTTACAAGCTTGAACATCACCACACAGCATTACTTGAATGTGGAGAGTGAGAATTCAGTACTGAGGACTCAGGTGGTGGAGCTCGACAACAGGCTTCAGTCCCTCAATGAAATCCTGCAATAcgtgcatggggcccaccccagTGCTGGTTTTGCGTTTGGTGGTCCTCAGGACTACGTTGACAGCTTCGTGAAGCCTTGGGATATGCTGTTTTTTAATCAGCCTATCATGGCTTCACCAGACGCGTTTCAGTACTAG